In one Bos mutus isolate GX-2022 chromosome 19, NWIPB_WYAK_1.1, whole genome shotgun sequence genomic region, the following are encoded:
- the COIL gene encoding coilin gives MAASETVRLRLQFDYPPPGAPHCTSFWLLIDLNGCRVVTDLISLIRQRFGFSSGALLGLYLEGALLPPAESARLVRDNDCLRVKLEERGIAESPVTVSNGDSIRLSPRKAKKRAFKLDEDEETELDYRNSKKHWKRHENNNSEKTLDLEPKATTDQSVSKKNKRKNKAMCDAVEVDDGETEKKLPKKKEKREYKKHAKTPKSSKAQSVKEWTIQKCSPKALPARNSLVKAKRKGGMVVRTKDSPDSSSESESYHESTSDGLSNVILEVRHSSEKISTDVSKEGSSVKTTAANKVAPKTGFTSVPVKGKTSRTSSSSSDSSSESDDQCVMPKSTPECTAEFLKTVGLFVGRNCPGPSSQAPNTAGWKQSDPNSGSRTQTVLCPPPNVTLPASLGRGWGRGEDLLSWKGARGRGMRGRGRGRGHAVPYVLNRNADYQKQQQLNEMVTNSSTIIQNPIETQKKDYSLLPLLAAAPQVGEKIAFKLLELTSNYSPDVSDYKEGRILSHNPETQQVDIEILSSLPAMKEPGKFDLVYHNENGAEVVEYAVTQEKRITVLWRELIDPRLIIESPSNT, from the exons ATGGCAGCCTCCGAGACGGTTAGGCTACGGCTTCAATTCGATTACCCGCCGCCCGGCGCCCCGCACTGCACGTCTTTCTGGCTTCTCATCGACCTGAACGGATGCCGAGTCGTCACAGACCTCATCAGTCTGATCCGCCAGCGCTTCGGCTTCAGTTCTGGGGCCCTCCTGGGCCTCTACTTGGAGGGGGCGCTCTTGCCCCCCGCCGAGAGCGCGCGCCTGGTACGAGACAACGACTGCCTCAG AGTTAAATTAGAAGAGAGAGGAATTGCTGAGAGTCCTGTAACAGTTAGTAATGGGGATAGTATTCGTTTATCACCTAGAAAAGCAAAGAAGCGGGCATTTAAGTTGGacgaagatgaagaaactgaactaGATTACAGAAATTCAAAGAAGCATTGGAAGAGGCATGAGAACAATAACAGTGAGAAGACCTTGGATTTAGAACCGAAAGCCACCACAGACCAGAGTGTGAGtaaaaaaaacaagaggaaaaacaaagccaTGTGTGATGCAGTGGAGGTTGATGATGGAGAGACTGAAAAAAAACTgccaaagaaaaaggagaaacgtGAATATAAAAAACATGCCAAGACTCCCAAGTCTTCTAAAGCACAGTCTGTGAAAGAGTGGACCATCCAGAAGTGCAGCCCTAAAGCTCTTCCTGCTAGAAACAGCCTTGTGAAAGCCAAAAGGAAAGGTGGCATGGTCGTCCGTACAAAAGACAGTCCTGATTCCTCCTCAGAGTCTGAGTCTTACCACGAATCAACCAGTGATGGTCTCAGCAACGTCATCTTGGAGGTCAGACATTCCTCAGAGAAAATCTCGACTGACGTGTCAAAGGAGGGATCCTCTGTGAAAACCACAGCTGCAAACAAAGTGGCTCCAAAAACTGGTTTTACTTCTGTCCCTGTCAAGGGCAAGACCTCCAGAACATCATCATCTAGTTCAGACTCTAGTTCAGAGTCAGACGATCAATGCGTGATGCCAAAAAGCACCCCAGAGTGTACTGCAGAGTTCTTAAAAACTGTAGGCCTTTTTGTGGGAAGAAATTGTCCAGGGCCATCATCACAGGCTCCAAACACCGCTGGATGGAAGCAGTCGGACCCAAACAGTGGCAGTCGGACCCAAACAGTCCTCTGTCCTCCTCCCAACGTGACTCTCCCCGCCAGTTTGGGAAGAGGTTGGGGTAGAGGAGAGGACCTTCTTTCCTGGAAGGGAGCGAGGGGCCGGGGTATGCGGGGGAGAGGTCGAGGACGAGGGCATGCTGTTCCCTATGTTTTAAATAGAAACGCCGACTATCAGAAGCAACAGCAGTTGAATGAAATGGTGACAAACTCATCTACCATCATCCAG AATCCCATAGAGACACAAAAGAAGGACTACAGTCTCTTACCACTGTTAGCAGCTGCCCCTCAAGTCGGAGAAAAGATTGCATTTaag ctTTTGGAACTAACATCCAATTATTCTCCTGATGTCTCTGACTACAAG gaaggaagaatattAAGCCATAACCCGGAGACCCAGCAAGTAGACATAGAAATTCTTTCATCCTTACCTG CCATGAAAGAACCTGGGAAATTTGATTTGGTTTATCACAACGAAAATGGAGCTGAGGTAGTGGAGTACGCGGTGACGCAGGAGAAGAGG aTAACCGTTCTTTGGAGAGAGTTAATTGATCCAAGACTGATTATTGAATCTCCGAGTAACACATAA
- the LOC102277056 gene encoding histone H2B type 1-H yields MPDPAKSAPAPKKGSEKTVTKAQKKDGKKRKHSPKESCSVYVYKVLKRVHPDTGISSKAMAIMNSFINDIFERNAGEASRLAHYKCSTITSWEIQTAVRLLLLGELAKHAVSQGTKAVTKYTGSK; encoded by the coding sequence ATGCCTGATCCGGCCAAGTCTGCTCCTGCCCCTAAAAAGGGCTCTGAAAAAACTGTgaccaaggcccagaagaaggaCGGCAAGAAGCGCAAGCACAGCCCGAAGGAGAGCTGCTCCGTGTATgtgtacaaggtgctgaagcGAGTCCATCCGGACACCGGCATCTCATCCAAGGCCATGGcaatcatgaactccttcatCAACGACATTTTCGAGCGCAACGCTGGTGAGGCATCGCGCCTGGCGCATTACAAGTGCTCAACTATCACGTCCTGGGAGATCCAGACCGCTGTGCGCTTGCTGCTActtggggagctggccaagcacgccGTATCCcagggcactaaggctgtcaccaagtataccggctccaagtaa